DNA from Candidatus Stoquefichus sp. SB1:
ACGGTCTAAAGATTTTTTCTGACGTGCTACTGTACTTATCACAGGGACACCTAATTTTTGAGACAGCAAAGGTAAATTGATATGAATATTTTTACGAATGGCTTCATCCATTAAATTCACGCAAACAATAGTTTGGGGAGAAATTTCAATCGTCTGTAAAACAAGATTTAAATTTCTTTCTAAACATGTGGCATCACAAACAACAACCGTTAAATCTGGATGTCCAAAACAAATGAAATTACGAGCAACTTCTTCTTCCGCAGAATGTGCCATTAAAGAATACGTGCCAGGGATATCGACCATAACATAAGCATGTTTTTCAGTTGAGCAATATCCTTGAGCATTACTAACAGTTTTTCCTGGCCAGTTACCAGTATGCTGATTCATACCTGTTAAATTATTAAAAACTGTACTTTTTCCAACATTAGGATTTCCTGCTAAAGCAATCACTTTTGCATCAGGAGATTGTTTTATAATTTCTAATTCAACATTTTTGAGTTGATTTGATTGGATATCTTCCTTCAACCTTATCAGCCTCCATTATATTTTCTATAACGATATCTTGGCAATCTTCACTTCTAATCGCAATAACTGCTCCACGTATAAAGTACGCTGAGGGATCACCTTGTGGACTACGTCCTAAACATTCAACAACAGTTCCATTAATGAGACCAATATCAAGAAGGCGACGACGCATATTGTCTGTTGCAGTTAGCGTTTTAACCTTTGCTTTTGCACCTATAGGCAAATTATTTAAATTCATAAAATCATCCTTTTTAACATATTTTAGGATAAGGAAACTTTTTATCCTAATTCAATGTATGACTATTTCTTTCAATTGGTGATTGAAATAGAGAAAGGACTGAAAAAATGAGCAAAGAACCTAGTGATTTTCATACTTTTACGGGCTATCGTATGACTTCTAGACAGGAACTCACTCCTGCAATGGAAGATTATTTAGAAATGATTTACAGACTTTATCATCAACAACAAAAAATTAGAATAGGCGATTTATCTCGTCATTTAAACGTTCAACCTTCTTCAACTACAAAGATTGTTCAAAGACTCAAACAGTTTGGATATGTTGATTTTGAAAAATATGGGGATATTGCTTTAACTGATAAAGGTATATTAGAAGGGGAGTATTTGTTGTATCGTCATGAAATTCTTCATCGTTTTTTATGTGTTCTTAATCATTCAGATGATGAATTGGAACAAGTTGAAAAGATAGAACATTTTATGGATAAGAAAACAATCTTAGAAATAGAAAAGCTAACTCAGTTGCTTGAAAATGATCCTCATTATCAAAATGATTTATGATTTTAAATATCTATTTTTATGATATAAAACATATACGTACATGATAAAAAAGACACCTTCCTAGGTGTCCATTATATGAGAATGAAACATGAAATTTATTTTACTATCTCAATTTGTTCATTCTTAGTGCCTGGATTTTTTTGAATGACTGTATAAAATAATGTTTTGTGTTCAATGATATTTTCGCCATAAGATTTACAATAACTAAATCTAGGAACCTGATGAAATTGTGAAACTGCAATATAATCTGTAATAGTAAATAGACCAAATAGTATAATTATACATCCAATAATAGTCAAAATACGTAATCTTCTTTTCATCAATAGATGTTGAGTTCCAAAATAAACGCTAATAACTAAAATCAATCCACCAATGATTGCATAAATACTTCCCCAGCTGCTGTCATTTGGAAATATTGCAAAAGCAGAAATCATTATAAAGATTCCAAATATTCCTAGTAGATAGGTTATAAGTCGTCGTTTCTCAATTTTTGTCTTATGGTCACTATATTCTGCTATTTTTACTGCTGTATCTCTTGTCTCTTGATTCATTTTCTCACTTTTCCTTTCACCATCAATAATTTCAGGTATGCTCACCTGATAGAATTCAGATAGTTCAACCAACATACTGATATCTGGCATATTATTGCCTGTTTCCCATCTCGATACTGTTCTACTAGATACACTGAGTTTCTCAGCTAGAACTTCTTGGGTTAGGTTATTTTCTTTACGTAGTTTTTTCAAGAATAAACCTATTTTTTTCTGTTCCAAGTGTTATACCTCCTTTCGTTAATATCATACACTCTATGTATTCTCATTGACACGACACAAAGTGAGAAAATGTCGTATTTATGAATGAGACATCTTTGTCTATAAATATTTTCTTACAATCATAAGTTTATATTTTCCTTGTGTAAATGGATATACGACAACGCTCCATTTTGCATTATCATTATTTTTGTTTATACTTCTCATTTACCAACATTTCATGTTTTTTTGAAATTTCTCACAATAAGCTTGTTTTAACTCATCTTCAGTTATGTTATAACATAACAATATATCATTATCATACATAAGAACATCAGCCAATTCTTCAACAAGATCTTTTCTTAATTCAATATCAGTAGAAGCATTTATATCTCCATGTTTTTTGACAATATCAATAACTTCACCTATTTCACCAATCATCCAAAGCATCTTATTTTTTCCTGTTTCTTGATTAATGGGTTCCCATTTATCCTTATACTTATTTTGAAGATTTCTTTGCATTTCCTGCATTTGATTGATACTAAAATCTGACATACTATTAATCTCCTTAAATTTTGAATTGATAAATATATTATATCATTAATGAATTTTAGAGTCATTTCTATTTTAGTCATAATACTTTAATATACTAAAATAATTTTGGTTTCTCTTTGTAATATGATAAAATATAGACAATCATATCATAAAATTTAAAATAAGAAATGAGAATTCGTGACTATTAGGGATAGTGATTGATCAATATTTCTATATCAAATATTGATTTATAAATAATAGGGATAGATAATGGGTATAGGAATTGAAAAAACAACTAAATATTGTATATGTTATTGCTGAAACTGAAGAAGTTCATAAAGTTTCAAAGTGATTTTTATAAAAATGTGGTTTTATAGAACATTTGAAAAATGAAATAATAAAATGGATATTGTTATAGAAAGGCTGTAAGAGGAATTGAATTATGAAAACGAAGAAATTGATTATCAATCGTGATAGTATATGTATGGGAGATGATTGTATGTCTCATGAAAAAAGTATAACTGTCAACCAAGATATGACAATGATAGATTTATTTGAATATATCATCGATTATGTTCCGACTATGTATAATGTGATTTGGGCAGTTCGCTCAGATAAAGGAGTATGCGGATATATCATTACTAATGATCATGGCAAAGCAAGTATTGAACTTGTGAAAGAAAACCAGTTGCTTATAGATATGGGACTGAATGAAATAATGTGTAGATATTATTATCCGGCTTCTTTTACTTGGATTGATGGAGAGACAGGTGAACGTGTTCATAAATATAGTGAAAGTCTTTCATTTTTAGAAAAAGTGAAAAAAGATAATCAATAAATTGGGAAGAGAAATAAAATTTTTGAAATAAGAATGATAGGAGATTGAAAGATAGGTATGGTAGAATTGATGTATAAAACTCATAAATTAGCACAAATTCATATTTGTCATAGTGAAATGTTTGAAGTATGTGGAGACTATATAGAATATCCAATAGCAAGTGAATATAGAGATTTTTTTGATGCTATTGTTTGTGAAGATGGATTTGATGAATCTCAATTTGATGATGATTTATTGAATGCAGAAAATTGGTTTTTGTGTGATGATGGAAAGGTTATTGGAATTGAAATTCCTGCTCTTTATGAAGAAGATCATTCTATTTATTTTAGGTATAGATAATAGAAATTATATGATGGTATGCAGGGAGAAAAGTTATGAATGAAGATAGAAAAGAAAGATTGAAACAATTACAAGAACAACAAAAACAAAAATTATTTGAAACAAGAATAAATGATGAAAAGCAACGTATTTTAAGAGAAATACCATGTTTTGATCAACATTATCAATTTGCTGATAAAGAAGAAATAATAAAATTAAAAACATTTTTAAAGAACTTACCTGCACTTACAAGTACGTATATAGATTTTTCTCAACTCATTCAATATGAAGTTAAATCTTTTGATGATATAGATACTCATTTTCATGTTTGGATATGTTTTTTATGTGGTTCCTTAGAACTCTTTGAATTATATCCGTATGGAGATATTCAAAATTTTATTAATGATTTTGAAAATTGGGAATGTATATGTTCTTATTTCATTTTAGTGTTTGAAAATTTTAAAGATTTTATATTTATTGATGATGAGAAAAAGATAATCCAATCACAAAACATTAAAATGAGAAAAATATAAACATAAATGTTGACATCATTAGAAATTGTATGTACACTAAAACAAGTTGAATAAATGGTAGAGGTGCAATGATCAAGAGTCCATAATCATAATGTTTGGTACAGTGATTATGAAAAGGGTGATTTGCCGAAGTGTTTTCATGACACCAATAGTGAAAATGCTGGGGGATGATAGAATATATCATCAACTGTCACAATATGTGGAGGGCTATCTCATGCAAATGTATTTTATAATGCTTTGATTGATTGCCAGTCAAAGCTTTTTTCTTTTGCCGTTTATATCACAAGAAGGAGGACATATGAATTTTATTGGAACATTTTGGGCTTTGATCCCAGCGATTATCGCAATTGTGATTGCATTAAAGACAAAAGAAGTCTATATATCATTGTTTATTGGTATTTTTGTAGGTGGATTATTATTGACTGGATTTCAGCCTCTTGCAGCTATTGAAACCGTTTTTGAAACAATGATTACAAGTTTATCTGATACATGGAATATTGGAATATTGATATTTTTGGTATTCTTGGGAACAATTGTTGCGTTAATGACAAGGGCAGGTGGCAGTCGTGCTTATGGTCAATGGGCAACACGTAGAATCAAAAGTAAAAAAGGTGCATTGCTTTCAACTTTTGGATTAGGTGTTTTGATCTTTGTTGATGATTATTTTAATTGTTTAACTGTTGGAAGCGTCATGCGAAATATATGCGATGAATTGAAAATATCACGTGCAAAACTGGCTTATATTATTGATTCAACAGCTGCACCAATTTGTATTATTGCACCAATTTCAAGTTGGGCAGCCGCAGTGAGTGGTTATACGAGCGGTGATGGATTTACGCTTTTTTTAGAAACAATTCCTTTTAATCTCTATGCACTTTTGACAATTGTTATGGTCTTATGTGTTATTCATTTTGATTTGAATATTGGAACTATGAAAGAATATGAATTGTCTGCCCAAAATGGTGATGTTCATCATGGTCATGAAGAATATAAAGATGTTAATTATATTGAGACATCTGATAAGGGTAGAGTTTTAGATTTGATTTTACCTGTTCTATTCTTAATTGTAAGTTGTATTACATGTATGATTTATACAGGTGGATTCTTTGAAGGCGTTTCTTTTATTGAAGCTTTTACCAATTGCAATGCTTCTTTAGGATTGGTATTAGGCTCATTTTTGACATTGGTTTTTACCTTCTTGTTATATCTCCCACGTCATGTTCTTTCTTATAATGAATTTGCCGAATGTTTACCAACAGGATTTAAAATGATGGTACCTGCTATGACAATCTTAGCATTGGCATGGACATTAGGTGATATTGTTTCGACTCATTTACAGGCTGGCTTGTTTGTTTCGACAATGTTAGAACAGTATCAGATAAGTGTTGCTATTTTACCAGCATGTTTATTTGTTATTGGAGCAGGGCTAGCTTTTGCAACAGGAACATCTTGGGGAACTTTTGGGATTCTTATTCCCATTGTAACTGCTATTTTTACAGAAGGAAATCCGATGCTAGTGATTTGTATATCTTCTATTTTAGCAGGGGCTGTTTGTGGTGATCATATTTCTCCAATATCAGATACGACAATTATGGCATCAGCAGGTGCCCAATGTCATCATGTTGGTCATGTCTCTACTCAACTTCCTTATGCTATGATTGTTGGGAGTGCCTGTGTTGTTGGTTATATTGTTGCAGGCTTGACGCAAAATGTTTGGCTAACTTTTTTAAGTGGTTTGTTTTCTCTAGGAGTCATTATTCTTTTTATAAAAAAGCGTGCATCATAAAAAAGACCTATGATTTTTTGTAATCATAGGTTTTAAAGTTTTATGTGATTTTGAATAATTATATTTTTTAAATGTTCATACAATTCATAAGTCGCTGTACAATCTGCTAAGGATCTATGTTCATTATTTGTTAGGTTTAAAAGTTCAACCATATCAGTTAAGCGATGATGCTTGAGCTGGGGATAGACTTTTCTAGAAAACTGTAAAGTGTCCATGTATTCATTTTCAATATCCATGCCAAAGTGATTAGCAATAAAACTTAAATCAAAGGCTGTATTATGACCAATAATAATATCATCACTTATAAAATTAATAACTTCATCCATAATGTCATATAAAGTAGGCATACCAAAAACCATATTATTATCAATACCGGTTAATTGTGTGATAAAATGACTAATTTCTCGTTGAGGATCTAAAAGTTGTTCATATTTATCAATGACTTTTTGATTTCTAACTTTAATAATTCCTATTTCAATGATTTGATCTCTTTGCCAAGATAAACCTGTTGTTTCTAAATCTAGAACACAATAATCATCAACAATCTTTTTTACATATTTTCCTCGATTTTTAGGTCTTCTATCATTTGATTGCATAATATCAACTTCCTTCTTATTCTATTAAAACGAATATTGTTATGAAAATCAACTTATTTCCAATTTTTTATTAGATTTTATATGCTTTTTTGTTACAATGAAGATAAGGAGGGTTATCTTATGAAAAAAATGATTTTTATAAGTCTGATATTTTTCTTATCTTTAGGTTTAAGTGGCTGTTCTTCAGAAAACAAAGAGATTGAATATTTGAAAAAACAAAATGATGCACTGAAAACACAACTTGAAAAAATGACTATTCAAACAGGGAAAATTGATTTAAAGATAAGTGGTCGTTTGACTTTACAACTTTATAATATTAGTAAAGATTATGAATTAGGTGATGATGATTATAGAACGCTCACTGTTTCGTTATTCCAAAGTGCGCCTTTCTTGTTGCGGGTTCATAAAACGATTGCAAGTCAGTTAAAGGTTGATAAGAT
Protein-coding regions in this window:
- a CDS encoding FeoA family protein, encoding MNLNNLPIGAKAKVKTLTATDNMRRRLLDIGLINGTVVECLGRSPQGDPSAYFIRGAVIAIRSEDCQDIVIENIMEADKVEGRYPIKSTQKC
- a CDS encoding metal-dependent transcriptional regulator — its product is MSKEPSDFHTFTGYRMTSRQELTPAMEDYLEMIYRLYHQQQKIRIGDLSRHLNVQPSSTTKIVQRLKQFGYVDFEKYGDIALTDKGILEGEYLLYRHEILHRFLCVLNHSDDELEQVEKIEHFMDKKTILEIEKLTQLLENDPHYQNDL
- a CDS encoding helix-turn-helix domain-containing protein — translated: MEQKKIGLFLKKLRKENNLTQEVLAEKLSVSSRTVSRWETGNNMPDISMLVELSEFYQVSIPEIIDGERKSEKMNQETRDTAVKIAEYSDHKTKIEKRRLITYLLGIFGIFIMISAFAIFPNDSSWGSIYAIIGGLILVISVYFGTQHLLMKRRLRILTIIGCIIILFGLFTITDYIAVSQFHQVPRFSYCKSYGENIIEHKTLFYTVIQKNPGTKNEQIEIVK
- a CDS encoding MazG nucleotide pyrophosphohydrolase domain-containing protein: MSDFSINQMQEMQRNLQNKYKDKWEPINQETGKNKMLWMIGEIGEVIDIVKKHGDINASTDIELRKDLVEELADVLMYDNDILLCYNITEDELKQAYCEKFQKNMKCW
- a CDS encoding Na+/H+ antiporter NhaC family protein, producing MNFIGTFWALIPAIIAIVIALKTKEVYISLFIGIFVGGLLLTGFQPLAAIETVFETMITSLSDTWNIGILIFLVFLGTIVALMTRAGGSRAYGQWATRRIKSKKGALLSTFGLGVLIFVDDYFNCLTVGSVMRNICDELKISRAKLAYIIDSTAAPICIIAPISSWAAAVSGYTSGDGFTLFLETIPFNLYALLTIVMVLCVIHFDLNIGTMKEYELSAQNGDVHHGHEEYKDVNYIETSDKGRVLDLILPVLFLIVSCITCMIYTGGFFEGVSFIEAFTNCNASLGLVLGSFLTLVFTFLLYLPRHVLSYNEFAECLPTGFKMMVPAMTILALAWTLGDIVSTHLQAGLFVSTMLEQYQISVAILPACLFVIGAGLAFATGTSWGTFGILIPIVTAIFTEGNPMLVICISSILAGAVCGDHISPISDTTIMASAGAQCHHVGHVSTQLPYAMIVGSACVVGYIVAGLTQNVWLTFLSGLFSLGVIILFIKKRAS
- a CDS encoding 3'-5' exonuclease, whose product is MQSNDRRPKNRGKYVKKIVDDYCVLDLETTGLSWQRDQIIEIGIIKVRNQKVIDKYEQLLDPQREISHFITQLTGIDNNMVFGMPTLYDIMDEVINFISDDIIIGHNTAFDLSFIANHFGMDIENEYMDTLQFSRKVYPQLKHHRLTDMVELLNLTNNEHRSLADCTATYELYEHLKNIIIQNHIKL